The nucleotide window ggaaaataatttctAATCAGTATATGTCACACCAACTAGCTCCTGCTCATGAAAAGCTATGTGAGAACTAATatcaaacttttcaaaaatcatcaTGTTCTTTAATTAAATCAAGAAAACTTGTATTTCACACTTGTCCAGCCTAATTTTTTTAGCATGAAGTTGAGATGAATCAATCTTAATTGTGTACCTAATGTTAGTTTCATAGTCTTTAGCCTTCACACAATGGTGAGGTTGTTATATTGAACCCACTTTGATTGGTCTGATGATATTGACTTGAGATCCGCGAGTGCACTCCTCCGAaactcaggttcgattctccccaATGCCAATTTGAGTTAGCTAatttatcttcttaaaaaaaatctctaaaccATCAATTAGTCATATTTGATGCCATACCTGTTAATATAGTTCTAAGTTGTGTTCTACAACCGCATGCAATTGTGGTCGGAACATAACAATATTTTAGGTTTCTACAACAGTATCACAGTCACAATTGTGGCCGCGTTAACTATATTTATCGACATTTTACCGCAATATCAAAGTTTATTATGCAActacaacaacaatttaaaaccataaaCTATTATATAACTTATCTCAATCTCATTAGtctaataatttcttttttggaaCATAACAATACCATGTTGAAAGtaacaaataattaaacattttcATAGTAAATACTATGCATCATGCTATACAGGACCGACTAAATTGATACTCTAAAATGTGGTCTCTAAATTGTTTAAGACGATCCTGACTCTATACCAAGAATACTAATGTTTGTACCTATAGTGCTCATCATGAGGTACATCAAAGCAACAATGTAAGGAGTCTATAACAAGTAAACAAAAGACATTGCTTTCTTAGAAGGTTACAAAACAGAACAATAACATGAACCATGCCAAAAGATATAACAAACTTTCATGACTCAATACTTATATTTATACATTGGACAGCAATACAAAATATAACCACCATTTTCTAAATatcataaaagaaagaaaattaagaGATATCTCTCCTAAGGATCTTCCAAGTTACTATAGTCATAAACAAGGCACCTTCTTTTCCCATTCTATTGAGTTTCTTGCGCTTCCTATGcagtttaaattataaaatttgaatgacATAAACACCCtataaaatccttcaaaaaacgGTAAGATATTTCAGATTTTAGAATCTGAATAGGGCGCGTGAGAAACTCATAGGATGAGAAAAGTAACTTCCCTAAAAACAATTGCATTAGGCAAAAAAGACCAAGGTCCAATAGGCTCAAATCGTTCAAATACAAAGGCATCATAAAAGGGGATATCTTCTATCCACACCCCATCTTTTGGTATTActaaaatacaaataacaaaagCAAAGCTCAATAATCCAACATTGCTTGCTACATACtccataaattataattatattaattatgattgaaatataagaacaaaaaacttcaaaaatttattaatactaatgtatttattaataaatataatagcACTTGGATTTGAGGCATGGTTTCatgtataacaaaaaaattcataaacttCATGAATTCATCAAGTCAATCAGAATTAAGAACTCAAGCAATTTATATCTTCCTTGTACCTTCTTTGGTCACTAGCTCTTACTAAGATAAGGATCAAATTGTAATGATCCCATTTTCATGATTTACGTAGATGACTTAATATAAAGATTAGAGTTTCAACTTTCACCTtcctcccttaaaaaaaaactttgaccTTCCTCACAAAATTTAGCCAAAATATAGTTCCTAAATTAGCTTGCTTTCCTACAATTTTGCAATCAGTGCCATAGATTGTAAAGTAACTTTAGAAATTGGAAAGTAGCTTTAGAAATACTTCATATATAATTGATATTTAAATCTATATTAGAGTAGTAGTTTAAAACTTCTTATAATTTGTTTGCATAGAAAAACCTTTTTCTATTTGGCCAAAAATCCCATTTagctctcctaatcttctttgAACAGCACATTTCAAATCATGTACACAATATGGGTTCCTGAATTCTAAATTGTTGGTATATAGTGTTATGTTCCACACTAAGTAGTAAGTACATTACACTATATTATAAGATATTGTCTGTTTTGGATCGTTGTGTGACCTTCCATGGTGttgttatttataaaagacGTCTCATTGAATTGAGAAATGTGTGTATTGTATATAAACTAACATTGGCCTTAGTTTTCAAGCAATTTGATACTTTAAAGTGCATGAGAACAATTGTTTCGAACTTACTTGCAATGGTCTGGGGAAAGTGTGAGTAGAAAACTCATATGTCCAATATACTGGAGTTGTTTGGGATAAAAAGtggtgtccaaatcaaatgtaAGAAACCAATTATATTGCACATGAAatcattttaaccttttttctTATACAGTCCTTTAGGTTAAAAATTCAACGTATAGTTCCACAATGCAACTCAATCTGAATTAACATCGAGATTGAAAATCACGAAGAGTCATCGTAATTTTTGTAAAACTACAAAGTGTAGATTTTATCAAATCACAGCGGCTTCAAAGtgatttttatcaattaaaactCTCATCGAACCCTACAATATTCATTATGAAGAGGTATTTAGTGGTTAAATGGTCCCAAaactttatttacttttatttatccCTAAAACGTGTACGTTACTTGTGTCTTTTAGAAGTTCCTATCTTAGTGGTAAGCAGGCAGTGTTTGAGTTGTTCACTTTAATCTCCCTATTCCATTTCAAAGGAAAAAGACCATTAGATGATTGGTTTAGGTCCTTTTATGTTCTTCACTGATTACCATCATGAGCACATATTATTAGGGTTAGGTTTCACAAGGCAACATTACTAATTTGTAGTAGATGATAATGTCTAATGTGTAATGTgttacctttaaaaaaaagtataacatTTGCATGATTAACTTATTTGTTATAAGTTCCCcggtattatttttttttagggataagtTATCCGGTATTAATTAGCTTATAAAGCATcgtcataacaaacaattgttactTAAATAAATGAGactaacttttttaaaaacctATTAATTAGAAGTATCTagacttaaaaaatatatataaaaatctttTAGACCTAGCATGTGCCGCCATTTAAATAGTcgtgaaaaatgaaatatttccaaaaaaaattgttttaatatttttcaaaattttataataattcaattaaaGGAGTTACAACATACTTTTGTGTTAgacactatattttttttggttggttTAGTTCTAAAACATTGGAAATATTTAGTTAgtttttatattgattttagtctatgtaataaatattcatattcaaatttgttctataaaatatctaTGAAATAAGTcatacaaaatttcaaaaagaaaGAGCTATGTATTTATGATATAATTTGGTCACACATACAAAAAGTTTTTGGAATATCCATCACGTCTCAAACAAATCAATTGATGGATAAGAACTAAAAAGGAACCCTTTGCTTTTTCTCACTTTTCCGTTACAACTTTTAAAGATTCAACGTTTTTCCTGGGGAAATCACTTCTTCATGTCACGTGAATTACAAGAACTTCTTCCACGTCACCACGTGacattaaaaaaactatattatacCTATATAGTAGCTTATACTAAaggaaatttgaatgatttaagAAGGTTGAGATTAACATTTGGAAGGTTTATGAGAAATTTCCATCACTAACAAAAGGCCAAGAAATTGaagcaaaatttcaaaatactcTTGCATGGAATTCAAAGTGAAATTAGCAATAAAATAGAACCAACATGGCTAGTTTGAAGAACTTCAATGTCACCACAAACTCTACTAAGGTTTAGTACATCTCATTCTCAtatcttcaatcttcaatcaTATCTTGTATTGCATCCTTGTTTTTGTGTCAAGAATAAAAAGAGCATACATGAGATTTTActttagagaattttttttatatgtaacatATAAGTGTAATTCTATGTTGCAGTTGCGATTACACTTCAAACTTTGATATTGCGGAGAAAAATGTGGCCGATGCGGCCACAATTGTGCTTGCAATGTTGCGGATacctctaaaattttattttgcagCCGCAATGGCGATTGCATAATGCAATTAAGAACCATGCCTATAGGTGGTGGTGGGGTTATGATCTTTAATATCGTCGAGAATTGTGGAAATATAGGGTCTTTGAATCCTCAATCGCCATTCGCAGCCCAAATCGCAAttgcagatttttttaaaaccctaaaataatCATTGCATTTGTCACATATCTATGTGAATGAAAAATTATCATGTCAACTTGGTGTTTTCTTGTGCAGGCACAAGATTCAAGCTTTCTAAACCAAACACTAACCGGAAATATTGTGAGGAAAATCTTCAAGATTCTTTTCTATCTCCACTTGCTTATAATTTCACTTTTGGTAATTATCCTCACAATCTATGGCCTAATCACTACCTCTCAAACCCACAATTTCCATCCAATGAAGTGGTACCCTCCACTCTTCATCTCTATAGCATGTGCTGGAGTTTTTGGTTTCACATGGCAATGGATCACTCTCAAGAACCCTAAAAAAGCTTTAAGCGCAATATTTTGGCTTAGCCCTTTGCTTACATGTGCAATGGCCATTATGCTTGTGTACATTGAATCTCCAATAAGTCTTATAATAGGTATTATTGCTTTGGTTTCTTCATTGATTCAATCCCTTTATAGTTGTTGGGTCAGTCATAGATATGAATATGCCAACAAAATTTTGTCAACTTCAATAGCTGATTTTCCATTCAAAAGCATGATGATATTGACATTTTCATCAATCCTCATTGGAATTCTTTATTGCTTTTTTCTTGTAATTGGAATTGGAGGAGCAAAAGcaattgaaaacaaaacaaagctaACTTCCTTATTCATTATGGTGATTTTGTTGAGCCTAGGGTGGACCATGCAATTTCTTAAGAATGTGATTCAAGTCACAATTTCAAGGGTAAAGTATATGAATTTAGGTTGTGGAGTAATGATGGACCCAAGTGTTGCATTGAATGATACTTTAAAGTACTTCATTGGAAGTGTTTCAATTGGTTCAATATTAGTACCATTTATTTCAACCTTTAGGGGATTTGCTAGGTCAATAAAAATTGCTGGAGGAGATAGTGATGAATTCATGTTTTCTTGTGTTAGTTGCTATATGGGAATTGCATCAATTCTTGTGAGTTGTGGAAATAGGTTTGGTTTTGTGCATGTTGGAGTTTATAATAAAGGGTTTGTGCAAGCATCATGTGATACTTGGGACATTTTTAATAGGGTTGGATTGGTGCAACTTATAGACTTGGATCTCACTGGATCATTTTGCTTCTTTAGTGGAGTGGCTGGGGGTGCAATTAGTAGCCTAGTGAGTGGAATTTGGAGCATTGTGTTAGACAAGAACTATGCTACTGAATTGTCCATTTATGGTTTCCTCATTGGGTACTTTATGGTAAGAACTACGAACTTATCTTCATTTCACATTTAAGATTGGTTTATTTTCACCCCTTTACAATATATATGGTTTGACCCTTCCTTTGCCGACTTCCTGAAGTTCTTGATAACATATatggaaatgaccaaaaaaCTCAGCGGTAGTTAATTACCGTCGATTTTCCAGTTATAaatcagcggtagttaactaccgttgaaggTATTTTAAACATTTTCATGTGTTATTAGGCACTTCTGAAAGTCAGAAAAGTAATTTTCATATGGTTTTAGTATTCCTATTTTTATTCAATATGGAGATTTGatccttctatttttattttgagtaatTGATCCTTCCATTTTTAAATCTTCTAACATTTTGCTCTCTTGTGAAATTGGGTTAAAAATCCTATGATGTAGAACATTGCCCAAAATAGGCTAAAATAGAAGAAATAGGTGCATTATAGGCTGTTTGGAAATAATTCAAATTGAGCCAAAAATGTCATCAATATCACCTTTCACATCATCATATCATTCATACAATCATTACATGACCTTCCACATCATCACATTACTTGACACATCATCTGATTTCTATCTCAAAATTTATTGgtagaaaaatgtcaaaaattgTGGAccaaattcatatattttaagggacaaaaaacttcaatttaataaaataagtggatcaaaattgcaatgaaatcaaataagaatttattgattttggtttATACTagtatatcatatattttaggTCCAATAGTATATTTTTAATCCTTCATCAGTCACTCATTAAGACTAAAAGCACTTAGTTTTGCATTTCAAGGACTTAATCCACACGAAATTCTTATAGAAACCAAAATTAATAtatctcaatattttttaagaactataaacatatttaactttatATTGTGCAGGTTCGATTGGCTTTGGCATGTCCACAAGCATGTGTCTCTGCTTACTATGTTGCTTATGCAGAGAACCCACAAAGCACTCATTTTGACTCTACTATCCCAATGCGATTGGAACAGTTGCAAAGATCTCAAGTATAGAAAACATTAGGAGAAATAATTTTGAAAGATTTATATTAGCTGCAAATTAACTTGATGAAAATAACAAGTTGAAGATAATTTTGTACTATCGATAAATGTAATTTTGTAGTCTCCAATTATGATACATTGATGCCATGTAATGTTCCTTTCATTCTCATTGGCGTGTGACTAGAAGGGCTCCCTTTCCTATTAGTACTTACAATATGTGTAACCAAAGATGATTTCAAGTTAATATTAACAAGATCCCACATAGTTAATACAATGCCCTATAATGTTCCTTTCATTCTCATTAATCGTTTCTTCAAATCCTTTTCGTGTGTCAGTGTAAATCGAGTCAATTACTTCATTCGAagtgaaatataaacaaaaatagtaGTTGAAACGTCAATGTATGTAGTTAAAAATTTAGTCCAaatacataactttttttttacttatattgttgttattgactATCAAggcaaaattacaattttagtcccttaacttaatttcaggtaacagtttggtcttttatcttttttttcatttcaatttggtcctttttgtccatttttatatacattttcaagcttcaaatctaatattcttatgcaaacatagacgagaatcatagatttgaagattgaaagaccataagaaaataaaatcatgaattttaagcttaaaaattcatatgaaaatggacaaaaaggaccaaattgaaatgaaaaaaagataaaggatcaaactgttacctgaaattaagttaagggactaaaagtgtaattttgccgaCTATCAATACAATTGTTTGTGTTACGCAGTTTGACCAAGCATGTCTACGTCTACAACTACAAAACAATTATATAATTCTTGTATATTTCTTGAATGAATAAGGTTTAGAGTGTTGCAAGCCATCATCCAACGGTTAAGATTCACAATTAGCTCAACTCTCCCCCTTTACGCGTCTTTTGTGTTTATGAGCCATATTGAGCAATAACATTGGAGGAGTGAATGACGGGTAGCACTTGAGTGCCATTTGTAACACCTTAAttctcacattttatttttataagaaaaatgcatttaaaataaagaaacacaGAAGGGTGTCACacatcttctaaaaaaataattcaaaagtaCTTCAtgcaaattaaaaacattgcaatggaatagttttcaaaaactttAAAGTACATGTTGCATCACAATTTCAACACCAAAACTAAATTCAAAACAATTCTAAAATAGagtctaaaataaaaagaatcccCAGTCCCTAGTGTTATTGATCAGAGCTTCGACTCAATAAAACTCCTAAAAAGCGATGAACAAAAAGGAGAAGGCCCCAACGCCATTCTCCGAGACTCATTGCTACTAACTGCAAATCTACACCACAAGGGTGCAGGCGCCCAACCCGCCACTATAGGGTGAGAATATATTCAACATAAGAAATGTATAAACACATGTATAGATTCATAACAAAGAATACATCATTTACATTTAGGCATGTATACATCACAGACGGAGAATATTCACATTTAAATATAAACcttctttaataaaaataaaataggcattaatcaacatcttataataacatataagCATCAACAACATTTAAGTATATCAAGTACACATTTagaaaaaatacaaatcatTCACACAGAATCATATAGAAGCACGTCATtgaatatcacatctttaaatagTCACACATCTTGAAACATCACATCTTATAATTACACATCTTCAAATAGACCTACAGTTATGTATGCAATGTCTCTAACTCGActctacatgcatgtggtaccggtTTTGGATATCAAAGTTATGTTACTGATTTATCCCCATCTTTaaatcacatctttaaatcGAACTGACCATGCATGCATGTACATCAAATACTGACTCAACAATGCACATCTTTATATGACTCAACAACTACACATCTTTAGATAACACATCTTTAtataacacatctttaaatcACACATCTACAAATAACACGTCTTTAtataacacatctttaaatcACACATCAATAGACATTCATCAATAATTCATTAATGCACAAGTTCACATAAACAACCAAAGTAGTCCAcactctcaaaaaaaaaaaaaaaaccaaagtaGTCCATGCATTCCATAAATTAAAGAGTAGGCACTCAAAGAAAGCAATAATGCATGAACCGAAcatatattctaaaaaaaatgataaaaacaaatattccaaaaaatatataataaccGAATAGATATATATTAAGTCTTTATTTTGCATTATGtctcaaaattaaattgaagtACAAATATATGTGAATCAATTAAAGGCGCAAACAAAATAAAGTAGAGGATTTCAATACATAAGATTCTGCTTTATAAATCACTTtgtatcaattatatatatatatatatatatatatatatatatatatatatataccgaTTAAAAATAACAGTAAATAAATGAATGCATGATGCTCGAAACTAAAGTGACTATAGTTTTTCAACAGCATggatgacataaaaggacaacATAAAATTGAGAACAGAAAGGGAgataaattaattcaaaatagtAGTATAAGGTAGGACAAATAGAAGGGTTTGTTTCACATCAATTTCGGGCATTTGATAAAACCATAACTTGAAATCTCAAATATAATTTACGCAAAATAGGATTCATGTAAAGGCATcgatggaaaaataaaataaaataagcatcgataaataattaatcattgataaataataatattaaaagatcatgaaaaacaaaaagaaaacaaaactcTTCACTACCATATGATCATACAACCCTTATGATGAACAGAGACTCCCCCCTTATCTCTAGTTTTTGCGAAATTGATGATTTCCTACGGTGAAATCTCTCTACGTTTTTCTCGCTATGCCTCCTTGTCTCTTCTCTCCACAACCCTAGTTTTCCTTTGATCCTTaatattttctctattttgtttggttgtaaccctttttctctaattttcttctctatttataagcTCTAATTGAGTTTGTTACCAATTTCTTTAGATTACTATTTGTACCTCTAGATTTTGTTACTATTCTTCTTGTAACTACATCACCTAGCTATTCACACCTCCCTCTCCTTAAATCATTAAAACACTACTCAGCTCACTAACTACACCTCTTTTCTACCCAATTTTACTAATCCACCTCCGTTCACACtctactttctttttctctctaaaaactttatttttttcctaaacattaTTTTCTCCTACTCTTTAACCGACTAACCAACACATCTACTTTCCTTACCTATTCTTCCAATAAATAcgaatatttaaattaatattaccTATAAacaaatactaataataatattaataaactaataTTAAAGATTGGGGTGTTACACCATTGGCTTTTGATTCCATTGGTATCTTTGTGTTTATCTCTCTTAACAACTCATTCTctctaatttaaataatttattttaatcattcattcattcaccattctctctcatctaaaacGAACCTATGTCATTAATGGACATAAAACTATAGCACCCAAGTATTTTCCGTGATGATATGGCAGAGAACATAAACTTAAACGGAAAGTTACGTAAGATTTATAAAAGAGGCGATGTTTGTTCTTGCGTAGGGATTAAATAACCATAACTAAAGGTGcaatattataattttctttttgagaaaacaatattataatttg belongs to Medicago truncatula cultivar Jemalong A17 chromosome 6, MtrunA17r5.0-ANR, whole genome shotgun sequence and includes:
- the LOC25495820 gene encoding protein PNS1, whose amino-acid sequence is MASLKNFNVTTNSTKAQDSSFLNQTLTGNIVRKIFKILFYLHLLIISLLVIILTIYGLITTSQTHNFHPMKWYPPLFISIACAGVFGFTWQWITLKNPKKALSAIFWLSPLLTCAMAIMLVYIESPISLIIGIIALVSSLIQSLYSCWVSHRYEYANKILSTSIADFPFKSMMILTFSSILIGILYCFFLVIGIGGAKAIENKTKLTSLFIMVILLSLGWTMQFLKNVIQVTISRVKYMNLGCGVMMDPSVALNDTLKYFIGSVSIGSILVPFISTFRGFARSIKIAGGDSDEFMFSCVSCYMGIASILVSCGNRFGFVHVGVYNKGFVQASCDTWDIFNRVGLVQLIDLDLTGSFCFFSGVAGGAISSLVSGIWSIVLDKNYATELSIYGFLIGYFMVRLALACPQACVSAYYVAYAENPQSTHFDSTIPMRLEQLQRSQV